Proteins from one Nilaparvata lugens isolate BPH chromosome 10, ASM1435652v1, whole genome shotgun sequence genomic window:
- the LOC111051389 gene encoding keratin-associated protein 19-2-like produces the protein MYSVKVLISLAVVAACLAEESTSASGERVKKGIYGGGVGGYGGYGGAGYGGYGAGYPGVGYGGYGAGYGGYGAGYGGYGAGYGGYGGYGRGYGGYGAAGYGGYGAAGYGGYGAAGYGGYPGYSGYGGYSGAGLGYGGYGGYAGGLGGYGGYAGGLGGYGGYSGAGLGYGGYGGYAGAGYKAGKW, from the exons ATGTACTCTGTTAAAGTTCTG ATTTCGCTAGCTGTTGTGGCAGCATGCCTAGCTGAGGAATCAACCAGTGCATCAGGCGAGAGGGTCAAGAAAGGAATCTATGGGGGAG GAGTTGGAGGATATGGAGGTTATGGAGGCGCAGGTTATGGAGGTTATGGAGCCGGTTATCCAGGAGTAGGTTATGGAGGATACGGAGCAGGCTATGGAGGATACGGAGCAGGTTATGGAGGATACGGAGCTGGTTATGGAGGTTACGGAGGTTATGGCAGAGGATACGGAGGCTATGGAGCTGCAGGTTATGGAGGTTATGGAGCTGCAGGTTATGGAGGTTATGGAGCTGCAGGTTATGGAGGATACCCAGGCTACAGCGGTTATGGAGGTTATAGCGGAGCCGGTCTAGGTTATGGAGGTTACGGAGGATACGCCGGAGGTCTTGGAGGTTATGGAGGTTACGCTGGAGGTCTTGGAGGTTATGGAGGTTATAGCGGCGCCGGTCTGGGTTATGGAGGTTATGGAGGCTACGCGGGAGCAGGTTACAAGGCTGGAAAATGGTGA
- the LOC120348772 gene encoding cuticle protein 16.5-like: MAALKALIILAVVAACLAAEEKRDKKDVIAAYPAGYGYGAYPYSAYSGAYPYSAYSGAYPYSAYSAAYPAAYSAYSAVPAVSAVPAVSSYSAVPAVSAVPAVSAVPAVSTYSAVPAVSAYSTAYPYSAYSGAYPYSAYSGAYPYSAYSAAYPYSSYSGAYPYSAAYYGGAYHGAYPYAAYPKGVAIAA, encoded by the exons ATGGCCGCCCTTAAAGCTTTG ATCATCCTCGCCGTCGTCGCCGCCTGCTTGGCCGCTGAGGAGAAGAGGGACAAGAAGGATGTGATTGCCGCGTACCCAGCTG GTTACGGCTACGGTGCTTACCCCTACTCCGCTTACTCTGGTGCTTACCCCTACTCTGCCTACTCTGGAGCTTACCCCTACTCTGCCTACTCAGCCGCCTACCCTGCTGCCTACTCTGCCTACTCAGCTGTTCCAGCTGTTTCAGCTGTCCCAGCTGTTTCCTCCTACTCAGCTGTCCCAGCTGTTTCTGCTGTCCCAGCTGTATCAGCTGTCCCAGCTGTTTCAACCTACTCAGCTGTGCCAGCTGTTTCTGCCTACTCGACTGCCTACCCCTACTCGGCCTACTCTGGAGCTTACCCCTACTCCGCCTACTCTGGTGCCTACCCCTACTCCGCCTACTCTGCAGCTTACCCCTACTCCAGCTACTCAGGAGCTTACCCCTACTCGGCAGCATACTACGGAGGAGCTTACCACGGTGCTTACCCCTACGCAGCTTACCCCAAGGGTGTCGCTATTGCTGCCTAA